In Mobula hypostoma chromosome 10, sMobHyp1.1, whole genome shotgun sequence, a single genomic region encodes these proteins:
- the LOC134353003 gene encoding protein Shroom2-like isoform X5, with protein MPYSSGSLSLSWHSGYDSNDFPMQWDQLALHHSLDQRSSFGSMDSLDQPNQNCDQSTYPNKRDSAYSSFSASSNTSDYTVSSSMKTDESASLDSILHSLGPWLPAKYGDAQYLQSGSEGGEPLAEEQLCSHCGKRSSEGDNVPPSHVLDESAPDSTSSAPPPPPVRRESFVATKARSASMCLTNSEALAAKNLLLHRGRWTSETLLAIKNRDSEGESYCVPNCSTSPSQYSSKSMSSHCPIECCCLLRQQPRLYCHSHRHSEEMISHENVTLPRKSVQYLMGQLNSCNLIDSSFVASQYQNTNRMGQNEKLTLNVHRHSAPERLLSVQLLPQMISDCNKNGIQCNQERGEWPSSISTPQHGYQSNAGRPYKALDKIDTSFEEQIKEDPLRSECILKEKEQETDGSSYSHCIDSQDLSSSCKTQLSQTSCKGATAETIANQQEPPTPSDKMSEIGSASSSSHVLEIENEIFRNARLSSSKVARMRRKSDRFATNLRNEIQMKKAQLQKNRSGVALLQMEETSEEMSDSRERPSTSYTCITDGSEANDRAEETTNTKTETTSSNKNLDNTSEDHKAGSMYFCSLASNPNISPNKCKTEIDALSKTVERKTAQNSCGSDLRRWTSENKLESQNKMIKEIGADEVKPCTVPLLQEPDTSPLMPFAERRRFFEETSKIFSGSDSCNSVGPQSKSNSLGRCKSHHLCNKLHVHQRDDLRQSPEEKFHHSTGRVDQCPEKYTVCSFRDMEKQKYNNQGEKQCEQKCDNLEPLKPNISRTLKKHCVSHVRQIQHAAGDLSIRYQDFHSVNIHLEEPHSTTRFEQMPATLTKGYPVEKLDQTEIINRKFSSPERETEVQTLSNVQEACSESNSKENLNNDRNRLPRNPREEISWESPSPSTTLPLKYPENSPHSPEREEGVCNCTTHRMVCESPDVLKSEGEKHDLEACSYDDLSANKKKKKSPPQRPPPPDWGKYRLQKLSQSETIDLGKQPSQCKSSDLETHNPRNLPQHESPVANKSRFGRPPQHELENLEKGQKESRCELPDLEKYQARKLPHHELEDLEKCQFKKVIQNELPDLEKLQPQKSPQRELLNVNKYRSRSLGQHEIPDVDKFPPQKHSQHELPDVERYSSRKLSQHELPDMDRYPARKMSEHELLDVERYSSRKLSQHELPDMDRYPAWKMSQHELPDMERYPPRKLSQHELTDVERIPPRKLSQHELPDMERYPPRKLSQHELTDVERIPPRKLSQHELPDMERYPPRKLSQHELTDVERIPPRKLSQHELPDMERYPPRKLSQHELTDVERIPPRKLSQHELPDMERYPPRKLSQHELTDVERIPPRKLSLHELPDMERYPPRKMSLHELSDVERYPPRKMSLHELPDMERYPPRKLSQHELSDMDRYLSHNELPDLDKCPLRKPCHHELLDMGKIPSRKLCKHELPEIEKYQSQTLSEHELRDLHKYHSRKLSLHELPDLEKYQFRKLSLRELPDLDKYRLQRDAQYELDPMLISEPTSMSWKRSEPLTEREAWAYSDLSPNTGSAVDTATQYSHPSQICTEYSTGFQYRYPGSSFINPRCLVPSSLVPVSGEHMITSLYNYKSQRPKMKLAMPLHSEVTPRNQKIMDSMGAAISRGGRNWPFENNIPQTMNEVDLGCQRCGESYSSIISRQGERWEDSEIYIKPVNRSQRNIIRRPSWDPGEGIETVRCCPDVKSRPPTELTSEELVRDIAGKDQSLADILDPNSKMKSALDVMGGIFPESKEELSQARERKKRNPLQLSLNINSEKVSLPATSSTMIGSTTCSTYYSTSAAKAELLNKMKDLPKMAEDCMEEDEEEEEDNKLIEKKQQLICSLSRKLSVLHEAQKSLLEDISANCALGEEAERMVNNVCKPNEFDKYRMFIGDLDKVVNLLLSLSGRLARVENALNNLDPDANEEERHALNEKKKQLTAQLEEAKELKEHVDRRERAVHDILVKHLSEDELQDYTHFVKMKSALIIEQRELEDKIRLGEEQLKCLRESLSYGACKDNI; from the exons ATGCCCTATTCATCAGGGTCTCTCAGTTTGTCATGGCATTCGGGATATGATTCCAA CGACTTTCCTATGCAGTGGGATCAACTAGCTCTCCATCATAGCTTGGATCAAAGGAGCTCATTTGGAAGTATGGACAGCCTTGACCAACCCAACCAAAATTGTGATCAAAGCACATACCctaacaaaagagattctgcctACAGCTCATTTTCCGCAAGCTCTAATACCTCTGACTACACAGTTTCATCATCAATGAAGACTGATGAGTCTGCTTCCCTGGACAGTATATTGCATAGTTTGGGACCATGGTTACCAGCGAAGTATGGAGATGCCCAGTATTTGCAAAGCGGAAGTGAAGGTGGGGAACCACTGGCTGAAGAACAGTTATGTTCTCACTGTGGAAAGAGGTCATCTGAAGGAGACAATGTGCCACCATCCCATGTGCTTGATGAAAGTGCTCCAGATTCTACCAGCTCAGCTCCTCCCCCGCCACCTGTTCGCAGGGAAAGTTTTGTGGCAACTAAAGCCCGCTCTGCATCTATGTGTTTGACAAATTCTGAGGCACTTGCAGCAAAAAATTTGCTGCTTCATCGTGGAAGGTGGACTTCTGAAACCTTGTTAGCAATAAAAAATAGAGATTCTGAGGGAGAATCTTATTGTGTTCCCAATTGCTCTACTAGCCCTTCCCAGTACTCTAGTAAATCCATGTCTAGTCATTGTCCAATAGAGTGTTGTTGTTTGCTAAGGCAACAACCAAGGCTTTACTGTCATTCTCATAGGCACAGTGAAGAAATGATTTCACATGAAAATGTAACACTTCCTAGAAAATCTGTCCAGTATTTGATGGGGCAGTTGAATTCATGCAACTTAATTGATTCGTCCTTTGTTGCCAGTCAATACCAGAACACAAACCGAATGGGTCAAAATGAAAAATTAACTTTGAATGTACATAGACACAGTGCACCTGAGAGGTTGTTATCAGTGCAACTACTTCCACAAATGATTTCAGATTGTAAtaaaaatggaatacagtgtaatcAGGAAAGAGGTGAATGGCCCAGTAGTATATCAACACCTCAGCATGGATATCAGTCCAATGCTGGGCGTCCTTATAAAGCTTTAGACAAAATTGATACTTCATTTGAAGAACAGATAAAAGAGGATCCATTGAGGTCTGAATGTATACTGAAGGAAAAGGAACAAGAAACTGATGGTTCTTCCTACAGTCACTGTATAGATAGTCAAGATCTATCTTCATCTTGCAAGACGCAACTCAGTCAAACGAGCTGCAAAGGTGCAACTGCTGAAACGATAGCCAATCAACAGGAACCTCCAACCCCGTCGGATAAAATGAGTGAAATTGGAAGCGCATCCTCAAGTAGTCATGTTTTGGAAATAGAGAATGAAATTTTCCGAAATGCCCGGTTATCAAGTTCCAAAGTAGCAAGAATGCGGCGAAAAAGTGATCGCTTTGCCACAAATTTGCGTAATGAGATACAAATGAAGAAAGCTCAGCTCCAGAAGAACAGGAGTGGTGTTGCACTGCTGCAGATGGAAGAAACTTCAGAAGAAATGAGTGACTCAAGAGAGAGGCCATCCACTTCCTATACTTGCATAACCGATGGGTCTGAAGCCAATGACAGAGCAGAAGAAACGACCAACACAAAGACAGAGACCACAAGTTCCAATAAAAACCTGGATAACACGTCTGAAGATCATAAAGCTGGAAGTATGTATTTTTGTTCATTGGCCAGCAACCCCAATATTTCACCaaacaaatgtaaaacagaaataGATGCACTATCCAAAACTGTTGAACGGAAGACTGCACAGAATTCTTGCGGCAGTGACCTAAGGAGGTGGACATCAGAAAATAAGCTGGAGTCTCAAAATAAGATGATAAAGGAAATTGGGGCAGATGAGGTAAAACCATGTACAGTGCCATTGTTGCAAGAACCAGATACCTCCCCATTGATGCCTTTTGCAGAGAGGAGAAGATTCTTTGAAGAAACTAGTAAAATCTTCTCTGGATCTGATTCTTGTAATTCGGTAGGGCCCCAGAGTAAATCAAATTCATTAGGAAGGTGTAAAAGTCATCATTTATGCAATAAGTTGCACGTTCATCAACGTGATGATCTGAGGCAATCTCCTGAGGAAAAGTTCCATCATTCCACAGGCAGGGTTGATCAGTGCCCTGAGAAATATACTGTTTGTTCATTTAGAGATATGGAGAAACAAAAGTACAACAATCAAGGGGAGAAACAATGTGAACAGAAATGTGACAATTTAGAGCCACTCAAACCAAATATATCACGCACTTTGAAAAAGCATTGTGTGTCCCATGTTCGGCAAATACAACATGCTGCTGGAGATCTATCCATACGTTATCAGGATTTCCATTCAGTTAACATTCACCTCGAAGAACCTCACTCGACAACGAGGTTCGAGCAGATGCCAGCCACTTTAACTAAG GGATATCCGGTGGAAAAACTGGATCAGACTGAGATAATAAACAGGAAGTTTTCTTCACCAGAAAG AGAAACAGAGGTGCAAACTCTAAGCAATGTTCAAGAAGCATGTTCTGAATCAAACTCAAAAGAGAATCTCAATAATGACCGAAATAGGCTGCCAAGGAAcccaagagaagaaatttcttgggAATCGCCCAGCCCATCTACTACATTACCTTTGAAATATCCTGAAAATTCCCCACACTCTCCCGAAAGAGAAGAAGGAGTTTGCAACTGTACCACTCACCGTATGGTTTGTGAATCACCAGATGTATTGAAGTCTGAAGGAGAGAAACATGATCTTGAGGCATGTAGCTATGATGATTTATCTgccaacaaaaaaaagaaaaagtctCCACCACAGAGGCCACCACCACCAGACTGGGGgaaatacagattacagaaactGTCTCAGAGTGAAACAATAGATTTGGGAAAACAACCATCGCAATGCAAATCATCAGATTTGGAAACACATAATCCTAGGAATTTGCCTCAACATGAATCTCCAGTTGCAAACAAGAGTCGGTTTGGGAGACCACCTCAACACGAGTTGGAGAATTTGGAAAAGGGCCAGAAAGAATCTAGATGTGAATTGCCGGATTTGGAAAAATACCAGGCCAGGAAACTACCCCATCATGAATTGGAGGACTTAGAAAAGTGCCAGTTCAAGAAAGTGATCCAAAATGAGTTGCCAGATTTGGAAAAGTTGCAGCCCCAGAAATCACCTCAACGTGAATTGCTAAATGTAAACAAGTACCGATCTAGAAGTCTGGGCCAACATGAAATACCAGATGTAGACAAGTTTCCACCCCAGAAACACTCCCAGCATGAATTGCCAGACGTGGAGAGGTATTCATCCCGGAAACTCTCCCAGCATGAATTGCCGGACATGGACAGATATCCGGCCCGGAAGATGTCCGAACATGAATTGCTGGACGTGGAGAGGTATTCATCCCGGAAACTCTCCCAGCATGAATTGCCAGACATGGACAGATATCCGGCCTGGAAGATGTCCCAACATGAATTGCCAGACATGGAGAGGTATCCACCCCGGAAGCTGTCCCAACATGAATtgacagatgtggaaaggattccACCCCGGAAGCTGTCCCAACATGAATTGCCGGACATGGAGAGGTATCCACCCCGGAAGCTGTCCCAACATGAATtgacagatgtggaaaggattccACCCCGGAAACTGTCCCAACATGAATTGCCAGACATGGAGAGGTATCCACCCCGGAAGCTGTCCCAACATGAATtgacagatgtggaaaggattccACCCCGGAAGCTGTCCCAACATGAATTGCCGGACATGGAGAGGTATCCACCCCGGAAGCTGTCCCAACATGAATtgacagatgtggaaaggattccACCCCGGAAACTGTCCCAACATGAATTGCCAGACATGGAGAGGTATCCACCCCGGAAGCTGTCCCAACATGAATtaacagatgtggaaaggattccACCCCGAAAACTGTCCCTGCATGAATTGCCGGACATGGAGAGGTATCCACCCCGGAAAATGTCCCTGCATGAATTGTCGGACGTGGAGAGGTATCCACCCCGGAAAATGTCCCTGCATGAATTGCCGGACATGGAGAGGTATCCACCCCGGAAACTCTCCCAGCATGAGTTGTCAGACATGGACAGGTATCTGTCCCACAATGAATTGCCGGATTTGGACAAATGTCCACTCCGGAAACCATGCCATCATGAATTGTTGGATATGGGCAAAATTCCATCTCGTAAACTATGCAAACATGAACTGCCAGAAATCGAGAAGTACCAGAGCCAAACACTGTCAGAACATGAATTGCGAGATTTACACAAATACCATTCCCGGAAACTTTCCCTGCATGAATTGCCAGATTTGGAAAAATACCAGTTCAGGAAACTATCCTTGCGTGAATTGCCAGATTTGGATAAATATCGGTTACAGAGAGATGCTCAGTATGAATTGGATCCTATGTTAATCTCAGAGCCCACATCAATGAGCTGGAAAAGGTCAGAACCATTGACTGAGAGGGAAGCGTGGGCTTATTCAGATCTCTCTCCAAATACTGGCTCAGCTGTGGACACCGCAACACAATATTCCCATCCATCACAAATCTGTACAGAGTACTCAACAGGCTTTCAGTACAGGTATCCAGGATCCAGTTTCATTAATCCAAGATGCTTAGTACCTTCCTCTTTAGTTCCTGTTTCAGGCGAACATATGATCACTTCATTGTATAATTATAAATCACAGAGGCCAAAGATGAAATTGGCAATGCCCCTGCACAGTGAAGTCACACCAAG AAATCAAAAAATAATGGATTCAATGGGAGCAGCAATATCcagaggaggaagaaactggcCTTTTGAAAACAACATTCCACAAACAATGAATGAAGTCGATCTGGGTTGTCAGCGATGTGGGGAGTCGTACTCAAGTATTATCAGCAGGCAAGGTGAAAGGTGGGAAGATTCAGAAATTTACATAAAACCTGTCAACAGatcacaaagaaacattataagAAGACCCTCTTGGGATCCTGGAGAAGGAATTGAGACAGTGAGGTGCTGTCCAGATGTAAAGAGCAGACCTCCCACTGAGTTGACTTCAGAGGAATTAGTGAGAGATATTGCAGGGAAAGACCAATCTCTGGCAGACATTCTGGATCCAAACTCGAAAATGAAGAGCGCTTTGGATGTGATGGGTGGAATCTTTCCAGAAAGCAAAGAGGAGCTGTCGCAGGCACGTGAGCGCAAGAAACGGAATCCACTACAGTTGAGTCTGAATATTAACTCCGAGAA GGTTTCACTGCCGGCTACCTCTTCAACAATGATTGGCTCCACTACTTGTTCCACCTACTACAGCACATCTGCTGCCAAGGCTGAGCTACTGAATAAGATGAAGGACCTTCCCAAAATGGCAGAAGACTGTATGGAAGAggatgaggaagaggaagaagacaACAAGTTGATAGAAAAAAAG CAACAATTGATCTGCAGTCTTAGCAGGAAACTCAGTGTATTGCATGAAGCCCAGAAGAGCCTCTTAGAAGACATCAGTGCAAACTGTGCCCTGGGGGAAGAAGCAGAAAGAATGGTGAACAATGTCTGCAAACCAAATGAGTTTGATAAGTACCGAATGTTCATTGGGGATCTGGATAAGGTCGtgaatctcttactgtctctctcGGGTCGTCTTGCAAGAGTGGAAAATGCCTTAAATAATTTGGATCCTGATGCAAACGAGGAAGAAAGG
- the LOC134353003 gene encoding protein Shroom4-like isoform X6 has product MERNREAASIYQHIHVHLQGGAPWGFTLKGGLEHGEPLTISKIEDGGKAALSKKLQVGDEIINISGSPLYGSRQEALILIKGSFRALKMVVKRRTGPGIRPYTWHLAKSSEAQPEATTMPYSSGSLSLSWHSGYDSNDFPMQWDQLALHHSLDQRSSFGSMDSLDQPNQNCDQSTYPNKRDSAYSSFSASSNTSDYTVSSSMKTDESASLDSILHSLGPWLPAKYGDAQYLQSGSEGGEPLAEEQLCSHCGKRSSEGDNVPPSHVLDESAPDSTSSAPPPPPVRRESFVATKARSASMCLTNSEALAAKNLLLHRGRWTSETLLAIKNRDSEGESYCVPNCSTSPSQYSSKSMSSHCPIECCCLLRQQPRLYCHSHRHSEEMISHENVTLPRKSVQYLMGQLNSCNLIDSSFVASQYQNTNRMGQNEKLTLNVHRHSAPERLLSVQLLPQMISDCNKNGIQCNQERGEWPSSISTPQHGYQSNAGRPYKALDKIDTSFEEQIKEDPLRSECILKEKEQETDGSSYSHCIDSQDLSSSCKTQLSQTSCKGATAETIANQQEPPTPSDKMSEIGSASSSSHVLEIENEIFRNARLSSSKVARMRRKSDRFATNLRNEIQMKKAQLQKNRSGVALLQMEETSEEMSDSRERPSTSYTCITDGSEANDRAEETTNTKTETTSSNKNLDNTSEDHKAGSMYFCSLASNPNISPNKCKTEIDALSKTVERKTAQNSCGSDLRRWTSENKLESQNKMIKEIGADEVKPCTVPLLQEPDTSPLMPFAERRRFFEETSKIFSGSDSCNSVGPQSKSNSLGRCKSHHLCNKLHVHQRDDLRQSPEEKFHHSTGRVDQCPEKYTVCSFRDMEKQKYNNQGEKQCEQKCDNLEPLKPNISRTLKKHCVSHVRQIQHAAGDLSIRYQDFHSVNIHLEEPHSTTRFEQMPATLTKGYPVEKLDQTEIINRKFSSPERETEVQTLSNVQEACSESNSKENLNNDRNRLPRNPREEISWESPSPSTTLPLKYPENSPHSPEREEGVCNCTTHRMVCESPDVLKSEGEKHDLEACSYDDLSANKKKKKSPPQRPPPPDWGKYRLQKLSQSETIDLGKQPSQCKSSDLETHNPRNLPQHESPVANKSRFGRPPQHELENLEKGQKESRCELPDLEKYQARKLPHHELEDLEKCQFKKVIQNELPDLEKLQPQKSPQRELLNVNKYRSRSLGQHEIPDVDKFPPQKHSQHELPDVERYSSRKLSQHELPDMDRYPARKMSEHELLDVERYSSRKLSQHELPDMDRYPAWKMSQHELPDMERYPPRKLSQHELTDVERIPPRKLSQHELPDMERYPPRKLSQHELTDVERIPPRKLSQHELPDMERYPPRKLSQHELTDVERIPPRKLSQHELPDMERYPPRKLSQHELTDVERIPPRKLSQHELPDMERYPPRKLSQHELTDVERIPPRKLSLHELPDMERNQKIMDSMGAAISRGGRNWPFENNIPQTMNEVDLGCQRCGESYSSIISRQGERWEDSEIYIKPVNRSQRNIIRRPSWDPGEGIETVRCCPDVKSRPPTELTSEELVRDIAGKDQSLADILDPNSKMKSALDVMGGIFPESKEELSQARERKKRNPLQLSLNINSEKVSLPATSSTMIGSTTCSTYYSTSAAKAELLNKMKDLPKMAEDCMEEDEEEEEDNKLIEKKQQLICSLSRKLSVLHEAQKSLLEDISANCALGEEAERMVNNVCKPNEFDKYRMFIGDLDKVVNLLLSLSGRLARVENALNNLDPDANEEERHALNEKKKQLTAQLEEAKELKEHVDRRERAVHDILVKHLSEDELQDYTHFVKMKSALIIEQRELEDKIRLGEEQLKCLRESLSYGACKDNI; this is encoded by the exons AAGAACTGGTCCTGGGATAAGACCTTACACATGGCACTTGGCCAAGTCATCAGAGGCACAGCCTGAGGCCACTACGATGCCCTATTCATCAGGGTCTCTCAGTTTGTCATGGCATTCGGGATATGATTCCAA CGACTTTCCTATGCAGTGGGATCAACTAGCTCTCCATCATAGCTTGGATCAAAGGAGCTCATTTGGAAGTATGGACAGCCTTGACCAACCCAACCAAAATTGTGATCAAAGCACATACCctaacaaaagagattctgcctACAGCTCATTTTCCGCAAGCTCTAATACCTCTGACTACACAGTTTCATCATCAATGAAGACTGATGAGTCTGCTTCCCTGGACAGTATATTGCATAGTTTGGGACCATGGTTACCAGCGAAGTATGGAGATGCCCAGTATTTGCAAAGCGGAAGTGAAGGTGGGGAACCACTGGCTGAAGAACAGTTATGTTCTCACTGTGGAAAGAGGTCATCTGAAGGAGACAATGTGCCACCATCCCATGTGCTTGATGAAAGTGCTCCAGATTCTACCAGCTCAGCTCCTCCCCCGCCACCTGTTCGCAGGGAAAGTTTTGTGGCAACTAAAGCCCGCTCTGCATCTATGTGTTTGACAAATTCTGAGGCACTTGCAGCAAAAAATTTGCTGCTTCATCGTGGAAGGTGGACTTCTGAAACCTTGTTAGCAATAAAAAATAGAGATTCTGAGGGAGAATCTTATTGTGTTCCCAATTGCTCTACTAGCCCTTCCCAGTACTCTAGTAAATCCATGTCTAGTCATTGTCCAATAGAGTGTTGTTGTTTGCTAAGGCAACAACCAAGGCTTTACTGTCATTCTCATAGGCACAGTGAAGAAATGATTTCACATGAAAATGTAACACTTCCTAGAAAATCTGTCCAGTATTTGATGGGGCAGTTGAATTCATGCAACTTAATTGATTCGTCCTTTGTTGCCAGTCAATACCAGAACACAAACCGAATGGGTCAAAATGAAAAATTAACTTTGAATGTACATAGACACAGTGCACCTGAGAGGTTGTTATCAGTGCAACTACTTCCACAAATGATTTCAGATTGTAAtaaaaatggaatacagtgtaatcAGGAAAGAGGTGAATGGCCCAGTAGTATATCAACACCTCAGCATGGATATCAGTCCAATGCTGGGCGTCCTTATAAAGCTTTAGACAAAATTGATACTTCATTTGAAGAACAGATAAAAGAGGATCCATTGAGGTCTGAATGTATACTGAAGGAAAAGGAACAAGAAACTGATGGTTCTTCCTACAGTCACTGTATAGATAGTCAAGATCTATCTTCATCTTGCAAGACGCAACTCAGTCAAACGAGCTGCAAAGGTGCAACTGCTGAAACGATAGCCAATCAACAGGAACCTCCAACCCCGTCGGATAAAATGAGTGAAATTGGAAGCGCATCCTCAAGTAGTCATGTTTTGGAAATAGAGAATGAAATTTTCCGAAATGCCCGGTTATCAAGTTCCAAAGTAGCAAGAATGCGGCGAAAAAGTGATCGCTTTGCCACAAATTTGCGTAATGAGATACAAATGAAGAAAGCTCAGCTCCAGAAGAACAGGAGTGGTGTTGCACTGCTGCAGATGGAAGAAACTTCAGAAGAAATGAGTGACTCAAGAGAGAGGCCATCCACTTCCTATACTTGCATAACCGATGGGTCTGAAGCCAATGACAGAGCAGAAGAAACGACCAACACAAAGACAGAGACCACAAGTTCCAATAAAAACCTGGATAACACGTCTGAAGATCATAAAGCTGGAAGTATGTATTTTTGTTCATTGGCCAGCAACCCCAATATTTCACCaaacaaatgtaaaacagaaataGATGCACTATCCAAAACTGTTGAACGGAAGACTGCACAGAATTCTTGCGGCAGTGACCTAAGGAGGTGGACATCAGAAAATAAGCTGGAGTCTCAAAATAAGATGATAAAGGAAATTGGGGCAGATGAGGTAAAACCATGTACAGTGCCATTGTTGCAAGAACCAGATACCTCCCCATTGATGCCTTTTGCAGAGAGGAGAAGATTCTTTGAAGAAACTAGTAAAATCTTCTCTGGATCTGATTCTTGTAATTCGGTAGGGCCCCAGAGTAAATCAAATTCATTAGGAAGGTGTAAAAGTCATCATTTATGCAATAAGTTGCACGTTCATCAACGTGATGATCTGAGGCAATCTCCTGAGGAAAAGTTCCATCATTCCACAGGCAGGGTTGATCAGTGCCCTGAGAAATATACTGTTTGTTCATTTAGAGATATGGAGAAACAAAAGTACAACAATCAAGGGGAGAAACAATGTGAACAGAAATGTGACAATTTAGAGCCACTCAAACCAAATATATCACGCACTTTGAAAAAGCATTGTGTGTCCCATGTTCGGCAAATACAACATGCTGCTGGAGATCTATCCATACGTTATCAGGATTTCCATTCAGTTAACATTCACCTCGAAGAACCTCACTCGACAACGAGGTTCGAGCAGATGCCAGCCACTTTAACTAAG GGATATCCGGTGGAAAAACTGGATCAGACTGAGATAATAAACAGGAAGTTTTCTTCACCAGAAAG AGAAACAGAGGTGCAAACTCTAAGCAATGTTCAAGAAGCATGTTCTGAATCAAACTCAAAAGAGAATCTCAATAATGACCGAAATAGGCTGCCAAGGAAcccaagagaagaaatttcttgggAATCGCCCAGCCCATCTACTACATTACCTTTGAAATATCCTGAAAATTCCCCACACTCTCCCGAAAGAGAAGAAGGAGTTTGCAACTGTACCACTCACCGTATGGTTTGTGAATCACCAGATGTATTGAAGTCTGAAGGAGAGAAACATGATCTTGAGGCATGTAGCTATGATGATTTATCTgccaacaaaaaaaagaaaaagtctCCACCACAGAGGCCACCACCACCAGACTGGGGgaaatacagattacagaaactGTCTCAGAGTGAAACAATAGATTTGGGAAAACAACCATCGCAATGCAAATCATCAGATTTGGAAACACATAATCCTAGGAATTTGCCTCAACATGAATCTCCAGTTGCAAACAAGAGTCGGTTTGGGAGACCACCTCAACACGAGTTGGAGAATTTGGAAAAGGGCCAGAAAGAATCTAGATGTGAATTGCCGGATTTGGAAAAATACCAGGCCAGGAAACTACCCCATCATGAATTGGAGGACTTAGAAAAGTGCCAGTTCAAGAAAGTGATCCAAAATGAGTTGCCAGATTTGGAAAAGTTGCAGCCCCAGAAATCACCTCAACGTGAATTGCTAAATGTAAACAAGTACCGATCTAGAAGTCTGGGCCAACATGAAATACCAGATGTAGACAAGTTTCCACCCCAGAAACACTCCCAGCATGAATTGCCAGACGTGGAGAGGTATTCATCCCGGAAACTCTCCCAGCATGAATTGCCGGACATGGACAGATATCCGGCCCGGAAGATGTCCGAACATGAATTGCTGGACGTGGAGAGGTATTCATCCCGGAAACTCTCCCAGCATGAATTGCCAGACATGGACAGATATCCGGCCTGGAAGATGTCCCAACATGAATTGCCAGACATGGAGAGGTATCCACCCCGGAAGCTGTCCCAACATGAATtgacagatgtggaaaggattccACCCCGGAAGCTGTCCCAACATGAATTGCCGGACATGGAGAGGTATCCACCCCGGAAGCTGTCCCAACATGAATtgacagatgtggaaaggattccACCCCGGAAACTGTCCCAACATGAATTGCCAGACATGGAGAGGTATCCACCCCGGAAGCTGTCCCAACATGAATtgacagatgtggaaaggattccACCCCGGAAGCTGTCCCAACATGAATTGCCGGACATGGAGAGGTATCCACCCCGGAAGCTGTCCCAACATGAATtgacagatgtggaaaggattccACCCCGGAAACTGTCCCAACATGAATTGCCAGACATGGAGAGGTATCCACCCCGGAAGCTGTCCCAACATGAATtaacagatgtggaaaggattccACCCCGAAAACTGTCCCTGCATGAATTGCCGGACATGGAGAG AAATCAAAAAATAATGGATTCAATGGGAGCAGCAATATCcagaggaggaagaaactggcCTTTTGAAAACAACATTCCACAAACAATGAATGAAGTCGATCTGGGTTGTCAGCGATGTGGGGAGTCGTACTCAAGTATTATCAGCAGGCAAGGTGAAAGGTGGGAAGATTCAGAAATTTACATAAAACCTGTCAACAGatcacaaagaaacattataagAAGACCCTCTTGGGATCCTGGAGAAGGAATTGAGACAGTGAGGTGCTGTCCAGATGTAAAGAGCAGACCTCCCACTGAGTTGACTTCAGAGGAATTAGTGAGAGATATTGCAGGGAAAGACCAATCTCTGGCAGACATTCTGGATCCAAACTCGAAAATGAAGAGCGCTTTGGATGTGATGGGTGGAATCTTTCCAGAAAGCAAAGAGGAGCTGTCGCAGGCACGTGAGCGCAAGAAACGGAATCCACTACAGTTGAGTCTGAATATTAACTCCGAGAA GGTTTCACTGCCGGCTACCTCTTCAACAATGATTGGCTCCACTACTTGTTCCACCTACTACAGCACATCTGCTGCCAAGGCTGAGCTACTGAATAAGATGAAGGACCTTCCCAAAATGGCAGAAGACTGTATGGAAGAggatgaggaagaggaagaagacaACAAGTTGATAGAAAAAAAG CAACAATTGATCTGCAGTCTTAGCAGGAAACTCAGTGTATTGCATGAAGCCCAGAAGAGCCTCTTAGAAGACATCAGTGCAAACTGTGCCCTGGGGGAAGAAGCAGAAAGAATGGTGAACAATGTCTGCAAACCAAATGAGTTTGATAAGTACCGAATGTTCATTGGGGATCTGGATAAGGTCGtgaatctcttactgtctctctcGGGTCGTCTTGCAAGAGTGGAAAATGCCTTAAATAATTTGGATCCTGATGCAAACGAGGAAGAAAGG